The region TCCTGCGCCCACTGGCTGAGCTGGCGAGTGGGTATCAGGACGAGGACGGCATGGTGGTGCTGCGCGCGCGGCTGGAGCCCGAGGTCGGGGCGTTGGTCATGCAGGCGTTGGCGGCGGCCCGGGAGGCGCTGTATCAAAAGGCGCGCGCCCAGGAGCAGGAGCGCTCCGCTGACGCGGACACCCACTCGGCCGACGTTCCTGCGGGAGCGACGTCGTTTTACCCCGACACCTCCACGATGGCTCAGCAGCAGGCCGACGCTCTGGCCCTGCTGGCGGAGACGGCGCTGCACCACGGGCTCGAGCCCGGGCCCCCCGGGGAGCGATACCAGGTGGTGGTCCACCTGGATGCCGAGGTCCTCGCGGACGCCGATGCGCCTGGCCAGTCGGTCCTCGAGGAGGGGACTCGCGTTTCCGCGGAAACGTCCCAGCGCCTGGCGTGCGACGCCAGCCGAGTTGTCATGCGTCACGACAAAGCGTGCCGCTTGCTCGAAGTCGGCGCCCGAACGCGCACCATCCCGCCCGCGTTACGCCGGGCGCTCCAGCATCGGGACCGCGGCTGCCGCTTCCCGGGCTGCGGCGTGCGCTTCGGTCAGGGCCACCACATCCGCCACTGGGCTCAGGGCGGCCCAACGACGCTCTCGAATCTCACACTGCTCTGTCGGCGGCACCACCGCGCAGTTCACGAGGAGGGGTTTCAGGTCGATCGACAGTCCGACGGCACGCTGCGGTTC is a window of Candidatus Methylomirabilota bacterium DNA encoding:
- a CDS encoding DUF222 domain-containing protein yields the protein MVVLRARLEPEVGALVMQALAAAREALYQKARAQEQERSADADTHSADVPAGATSFYPDTSTMAQQQADALALLAETALHHGLEPGPPGERYQVVVHLDAEVLADADAPGQSVLEEGTRVSAETSQRLACDASRVVMRHDKACRLLEVGARTRTIPPALRRALQHRDRGCRFPGCGVRFGQGHHIRHWAQGGPTTLSNLTLLCRRHHRAVHEEGFQVDRQSDGTLRFLRPDGRFLPEVPLPPAVPADPAPALEAGHVARGLNIHPRTSCPGWLGERLDVGWAIDVLHPRALRKLPPFRSES